Within Pungitius pungitius chromosome 18, fPunPun2.1, whole genome shotgun sequence, the genomic segment TGTCGTGATAAGAATACGTGAATGAGCAGCGCTTCACTCTTTGTACTCTATGTGCTAATATGCTGTACCATGTTGTGTTTGAATGCCATTCTGTTGCTGTGAGATACCAGCAAGTACATTGCTTTTTATACAGTTAAAAATTAAAAGCCATGTGCTCACTttttggtggaggaggagcttccttGACTCTGTGGGGCAGAAAGGAAACACATTAGAAAGTATATCTTTAAATTGACCTGGAAACAACTTAAACAAGTTTAAatcaagaatgttttttttagctttcaAGCTGAGGGTTTGAGATGATCAACCCCACACATTGTATTAGACTGGTACCATCAGCCAGTTAACTTAGCATGAAGAATTGTGAAAAAGAGGGGAAATCACCAGCCCTGCTGAAagtaaaatataacaaaacCCCTCAACAAGGATCTCTGAACTGATTTCCATGGTGCAGACAGAGGACGACCTGTGGTTTCACAGCGGTTGCCCTTTGCATTGAGCctagctatgctaagctaacaggttTCTGCCTCTCGCGGCCTGAGGCGAGAGTGGTATCGATTCGTCCATCCGTCGGTGTTCAGCTCTCATCCGGTCCCGATGGCGGTGGAACTCacgtctcctctccctccagcagGCGCCTGTAGGTGGCGATCTCCATCTCCAGGTTCTGCTTGATGCGGAGGAGCTGCTCGTAGTCGGTCTTGGTGCGCTGCATGTCCACCCGGAGCTGCGAGAGGTCGTCCTCCAGCTGACTCAGGGTGacctgcagcctctccatcTCGGAGGAGTATTTGTCGCCCGTCTCGCCCAAGTTGCCTTCCAGCGCCGCTACCTGAGGACAGAAAAGGGGGAACCGTGAAAAAGCTGACCTGCCCTTCTCCTGCCTGGCTCCATAGTGCGGGGTCTTCACGGCTATATTGCCCCCCTGAATGTGTTTGACAGTAGAAATGAAGCTTCTGTGTCTCCTGATTCTAAAATGACTTCCCAGACCATTATCCACAAATACCTGTGGCAAGGCCTTGGCATCCAGAACAAAATCGCTCAGGCGTGATCACCCATCTCACCACCGAAACTCACCCCTAGACCACTTAGCAACTCAATCCACCATGTCTCGCAAGACTTGTCAGCGTGGGAGAGCATGTTTACTGTCAGCGCGGATTAGATCAGCCTAAAACAAAGTGTTTTCTTCTCAGAAGATGCTGTCATGTTAGTTAGTGGAGACTAACTGGGAGTCCTCTGTGTTCATTAAGCCATCTAAATCCACAGTTGTGGTGTTTTCACTGCTTTTTGTTTGCACAGCTAAAAGTGTAGAAACATCCCTTGCACAattcttttttaaaccaaagaacAACTTATGTCAAGCACCTGCTTTTTGGAAAGGGGAGCAGGCCCGTTGTTGTGTTTCATTGTGCATATTGTTCTGTTAAATTGTAAATATCGATCTTCGCTTCATCCGTTCGTTCGTTCTCATGAGCCCTGTGCGATCATTTGCCTCTCAGTCGTAGCAGCTCACCTGTTTGTGCAGActctccagctccacctccaggTTCTGCAGGAAGCGCTGCCTCTCGACCAGCTCGCTCTGAGCTCCTCTCAGAGCCTCGTTGCTCTCCTTCACGTTGTTCTGCACCGTCTCCAGCTGGATAAGAACGTCACAAGAAGGCGCACGTGGGGCAGTGTAAGAAGTGCGTTTCCCTTCATCTCGGCCCGCCATTTATTCTCCGCACAATTGTTCCGCTCACCTTCTTGCGGTACCACTGCTCCGTTTGGTCCTTGTTCTTCTTGACAATCCCCTCATACTGGGAGCGCAGGTCGAACAGAACGGTGCCCAGCTCCGGCCCAGTGGCCGAGTCCACCTCAACGTTCACCTCATCTCTGGCAATACGAGACTTCATCTGCTCCAGTTCCTGCGGGGCGGAAACGTAGTGACTTCTTCATCATATCTTGtgtcaatgtgtttattttctaaCATTAAAGAACCTAATAGTTGTCTTGTCTAAATGAGCTTAAAGTTTAAAAACGTGTGAATATAGAGACAACTGGAACCAGGAGCAGTGAACCCTTTCACAGCGGGGGGTGGCCGGAGAGAACGGGAGGACTTCTTCATAATTTAGATGTTCTCCATCAATAGTTGATGGCGCCGAGCTCACCTTACTCCTGGCTCttccgctcacacacactgacctctaGTCACGATTACCCACTGGATCTCTGTCACTCTCGTTTGTTTgcgacacacacaaacgcatacAGCCGGCCTACAAACCGGCCTCTGCTGGAGAATTAAGTTGAAAtgtgtatttcattttattcacagAGGTTGTATCCTCGCTTGGGACAACACTCCACTTTCTTCACACAAGGTGAAAAAAGATGTGTGTGGtcaaataaaaccaacagaCAATTGTTAAATTGAGTTAAAATAATGTATGCGCATGCCTGACACATGTGCACGATGTGttaaaggattaaaaaaagcctTAATAATGCCGTCTCAGTTAGTGAAGTGTATTGGATTGATGCAGTTTTGTCACATTGAGTTTCACTGAGAGGAATCGTTCTCTTGGTGACACCAGGTAAATTAATCTTAGTTTATCATTCATCCCTAGAGGACAGGAGTCCTGTTGCCTCGGATCAGCTGATTGGTCATAAAGAGCAGGTGGAAACCGGATCTGCCTGCTTCTTTTGTCTATAGTAACCAGAGCATCACCTCACTCTTTCttacaccccacccccccccccccccccccccccaccctcctatGCTTTTTCCCCCTGTCCTCTTAGGCATTAAATAAGTTCTCATTAGTCCATCTGACTGGGTCAGACAGATAAACAACTTGTTGTTAGTGAGGGCAAGTGGCAGAATAAGAGAGGGGCCCCAATTGAAAATGAGATGAGGCCAATAAAAAGTAATGgagaagtaaatgtgtgtgaaggTGATAAGAGATTAGGTAAGAAACAAGTACAGACACAGTTGGATCGGACTCACTTCCTCGTGGTTTTTCTTGAGGAAGTAAAGTTCTTCTTTAAGGCTGTCAAGATCCCCTCTCAGGGAGGCAATAATCTGCTCGTGGTCGGCCTTGGCCTTTTTCAGAGCAACACAGTCTCGCTCCACGGACTGACACATGACCAGCTCCGTCTCCCACCTAGCACCATCCAGATAAATAGAGAGTGAGGTCGAAAACGTTGTACTTTATTCACATTGCTTGAACGCCTCATGAAGTTACATCAATAACTTTCATGAAACAAAATACTCTTTAATAGCGAAATGCTgcagtgaagaagaggaagtggaTGATTAAAGCGTCGTAAAGTGATCCTTTCAGTTTTCCACCTTTGTACTTTGTACACTCACTTGATTCTGAAGTCATCAGCAGCCAGTTTAGCGTTGTCAATCTCCAACATGAGACGTGCATTCTCCAagttcctcttcctcacctgccAAATATCaaggtgaaaaaaacaatagacATCATTCATTAAAGTCACACATGTGCTTTTAAAGCTTCATTTGTTACActgatgtgttttaaaaaggatGCTGGcagtaaaaggggggggggaccagtgtTTCAGACGACAAATCATTCGGGTAAATCATTACCCAAAGGAACTACATCACATTTTCGTTTTACCTTACCTTCCAAATtggcaaaaataataattaactCTGTTCAGGCTTGGTTTGCTACATTCCTAACACATATAGAAAGGGTTGGGGCGAATTCTCCCTGTGATGGATTAAGTGATGGCAACTACTGCACATGTACACATTTGCATTGATGTTTTGcctatgtaaaaaaacaaatgtcctcATTGTGAACTTGTTCAGGCCGGCCCTCTGAATTGCATTGCTGGTTGCATGTCCCTTAATGCCCACCTCTTGCTCAACAGCGTGAGCTTGAGCCATCATAGAATCAAGGTCGTGACCTTTGGGAATGCGGTCCAGCATCAGCTGCTTGATCTTCATCTCCAGGTCTGCGTTGGAGCGCTCCAGTGAACGCACCTGGAGGAAGACAAGGAAAGAGACACCTCGATGATCATAGTGTTTGGTGACAAATGGAGACACGTCACATGGCCCATCCGCCTGCAGACCAACCGCTTAACAGCGCCGGCTCAGTGTGTCGCACCTTGTCCAGGTAGCTGGCCAGACGGCTGTTCAGGCTCTGCATGGCCTCCTTGTCGTTGATGCTGTTGCCGTGAAGGCCGTTGAGCTGCAGGCCCGCTGGCCCGTTGAGATCCTGGCCGATGGAGGCCGATCGGCTCAGGGGGCTCGTTGCAGTGAAGGACACGGAGGCGCGGGAGCGGGCGCGGCCGGTGTCCATCAGAGAGCGACTGGAAAAGGCGGGCTGGCGGTTCATGGAGAAGCTCCTCACTGACATGCTGGAGGTCATGATGGAAGGTGGGGCTGTGAGGCGAGAGGATGCAACAATGACTCTCTGCATGGACACTGAATGGATGTTCCAATTACACGTGTCATAAGGAAAATACTTAAAATACCAGATGTATTGCAGTCATTTAAACTACACAAAATCTCGCTGTGGAAAAGCTCTTTTGTGGCCCTTAAATAAATGAGTTTTATTCCAGCATTCGGGAGCTCAATGCAAGTAGGGCCTCATATTCGAGACCACTAAAAATGATGAAAGGAGTCTTTTTTCACAAGTGTACATTTGGCCGGCTAGTGGCTTTTGAATTGAACCATCTGCATGGAAGACATTGACTCATTATTGTCACAGCCTCTTCAGTCTGTCCATCTCGGCTCCATTCAAATACGGATGCAACTCAAGTCATTGTAAAATCTAAATGGAAATGAGCGCTGCTCAACCCTGGGTCGAAGAAGAGCCTCTCAACCGCTACTAAAAACGCTCTTATATTGTCTATTACTATGATAATAAGGTGCATTTTAAATTCAAGACACTAATGGATTcactcagcagaaaaaaaactgaggAGATAAAAAGTGGCTCCAAAAACTACTGGTGACGTGCTTAAATGTATAAAAGATTATGACAGTGACGTCTCTGTTTGACTCCAGCTCACAAACACATTCTGAGCGTTACTGAATGGAATGTACTTTGTCTTACTCATTAACCTAATTCGATGGGAGCAGGTGTCGACATTACTCCCCAGACCTTCAAGTGTGACTAGTTACTGTACGGAAGTCAAACATGAacagtgtgtctttgtttgagtgtgtgtttctggggaTTAGCGGTCAAGGGAACCTTTCTGTCCCGGTCACTTGATCCCCGCAGCACCGTTCCCACAAAAGTACAAAGGACCAAGCAGGAGACAGACAGCCCTTGTTCAGGTGAAATATAGATCTTGGGAAAGTGATTGGGAAAATATTCAGAGGGAATTCCAGTgacacaaagaaacactttGTTTGGCAGTAATGAGACTTTCATTTTTGGAAAATCATCTCTTGATTAGCTAACAAATAGTTTTGTCGACAACTGTTGAATGAAAGATAGCAAGAAAATAAGATTCActtctttaaaagtgtttaaagcTTTAACATCATTTTAAGTCATATTAACGCATTGTTGCATAAAAGTGGGTTTGCTGAAAACTATTTAAATCTTTCATTCTATTAAATTGCCAAGAAATACTTTATTCAGCAAAAGAACATCCTACTCACCCGGGTTTTCTTCAGATGGAGGAAAAGTTTGGTCCAGAGGAATACCAGAGGATCTGTGCTGCAGATGCTACAGGTGAGCTTATATGCAGGTGTCCAGGATGTGGGAGGGGCTAGATCTGATCAGGAGGTGCATGTGTTTACAGCACCTGAAGGTGTTCACATGTGTCGTTTGAGGTCCAACCCTCTTCCCCTTTGTCACGATGTCAACTTAAAGATCCCCATCAGACAAAACTATATTTGGAATAATAATGGAATGTACCGTGGAAATGTTCACTTTCTTCATTTCCCTTGAGTAAGTTGCTCATTTGGACAACAACTTACTTTGAAAACCAGTTGCGATGTCACAAAATCCTTCTTCTAAGCAAATGTGTGAAACTCATGATTAAGGTCTTCATGTGGAAACTTTCCTCCTCCAACAGATGAATCTACAGCCTTCATACGAAACCACATGCACACcgagtataatatatataaataagtaaaatataTTGTCAATCGAATTCCATTTTACACACCCGGCGGAGACAGAGCAACATCATTTGAAGCAGTGTTTCTGGCCGCCTTGTGAGTATAAATTCATTACTCACTTTGAAAGGAAAGAAATGGCTTCTCTGTGTCATTAGCAAGCTGGTTGCTGCCTAAATGCTGATCACAATAAAGTACGTTCTATCTCTCTGTGCTGTTACGTATCTCATTATCATCACCAGCCCTTTGGTGTTTGCACACTCTCCTCCTGTCTTACAGTCAGTCAGCTCGCTGTAACCCAATGCTCGTACCTGTCTTACCTGAGATAAAATATTCAACAAGTTGCTCACAAGGAACATGCATGCTTGACAAAGGAACAAACATGATATGGAATCATTGTAGTTGCAAACACAGGAACAAAAGCTTTTGTACGAATAAATGTGCGTTGGTTAATAACGTTTTTTACAAATGTAGTTGtatttgagctggaggaagtgCTCAAGTTGGAAGTAGCTTTCGGTTTATTTATTCTAcgtgcacaaaaacacacctaaATCTACATGTGGCCCcacgtgcacacgtgcacacaaaacacacacacacacagttattgtTCAAACATTGCTGTTACTATAGCTCTTAATTTATGAACAGAGCTGCAGGTGTGATAATATGATAATAAGACTCCTTTCttcaaattcaaacacaagaggaggaaatgttccttttttccaGCATGGTGTTGTCATTCTGCAAAGGACATAACTATATTATCATGTATTTGTCCATGACTTGTCTGTCTGGTGTACTCTGGTCTCTAAGCATTTTGTATTTCCCAGAAGCATAGTTTGATCATATGTCATCGCTGTTGTGGTACTGATAAACAACGCGGAGCGTAAattgattattatattaatactCCATAGTGTTTTAACTTGTCGTCTTAGGATCACTCTTAGGAAATATTTTATAGAGTGTAAGATATCAAGCACAAAAGGTGGAAATATGAGGAAAATTGGGGGCTAATTAATAGAAGCgatttatttacatttctaaGCGGATAACAAAATGCATTACATTATTGCTCATTATTGGTTCAAAATATGTCCTTAGTAAATATATCCTGTTAGACCACACATTGATTAGTCAGTACTCCAGAGTTACAGCTGTCATATATCTCCTCTCTGTGGTGAAGAGTGGTCGATACGAGTCAAATTCACAACCAAGCAGGAGGCAGATCTTCCCAGAAGAGGGCAGTAACAAGCTGTGCTAACTCGAGTCTTCTCATACCGACATACTAACTGGATGGATTTGTCTTCTTTAGAAATGATTGGTAGATaaaattcatatttaaatgaaaaatatgtgttttgtgCTACCACCATAGGTATATGACACCCGGCTTGTGTCAAAGCGTCAAAAAATGAACATTGGAAAGGGTCAACATTGATGTATCTTTCCAGGAAATTATAACCCCAGACGTTGTTTAAAAAGATTTTAAGGCGGAGCTATTATTGATACATCCCTACATGTGAAATTAATCAATAATCAATCAATACAAAATAATCAataacctgtcaatcaaatttAGAGGTGTTGCTTCTAGAACTTTCAAGATCatattgttgctgttgttttgagCTCCACACACACCATATAGTCCCATTTTATTGTAGAGAATGCAGACATGATAATGCATGTTCACAGAATATTCATCATTCGGACTGCATGAGGAGAAACGCATGGATGCAACACATGGACGTGGGCACAATCAATGCTGCTGTTATCTCTACGGAGAATACACTCTGATGCATAGGCTGCACATTTTTCCGGCAAGGATTAACTTATTGTTCCTCATTTCGTGTACTAAGAGCGAGGGCGATCCCAGTTTCACTGTTCAACTGTTGCCAGAAGACACCCAGAGTTCTGCTGCAGGTTGGAAGGCTCAAACCTGAGCTCACATGGAGGCTCTGAACGAGCCGTGCTCCTCCCACTTCTTGCTCCTCTTTGGACTGATCTGTCTCCAGAGTTGTTTCTTTGTGGTGCACAATTTAACGAGGATTACATATGAcaattttttacacatttttcccAAATCAATGTTTATTGGGGGAGCTCAGtttaaatcaacaacaacaaaaagctacTTTGTACCTAAACTGGACTAAATGTAAGATGCACATCCTTAAATGAGATCCACTATGATCAACCTTTCCTCTCACTGTCactttctcactctctccttggTCCCTCTCGTTCTCCCTCCTTCAGCCAGGGCTGGATCAGAGTTtggttgttaaaaaaataaacaggtgATTAGACTGGCAGGATGTCAGGATACTACTCATGACCCCACTTGACCCCTCAGAACCCCTGTCACAAGCGATCATGTGACCGCAGCAGTAAAAACGCAAGCCCCAGCAGGGTGGACAGAGACAACACTGTGGTACCAAAGACAGGTCACTACTTCCATAGTGACACAATCATGTGGTTTATTTTGGATGATGAAAATTCCCTTTAACATCGGCACGACCGTTttggacaaagaaaaaaaattcactTGTGATTTAATTTGAGCGGAAATTGAACTGAAAGTTGCTGAGACCACATGACGCAGAGAGTCGCTGCCACAGAATCATAACAAAGCACAAACGTGAGAGCCAGCCTCGAACATGAAAGCTGTCGCTTTTTTTAACGCAGACCTCCTGTCAAGTAAAGTCCGGAAAAAAGAACTtcgagaaaaacaaacaggcagGCGGAGCAAGCAGCTAAGAGAGAATCAGTCCACTACACAACACTTCATTGCGCATTGCACTGTCCTCATCAGAGGTTCTGCAGTCCAGAAAATGTGGTTGATAAACAGGTGAAAGGAGCCTGCAGCTCCAGATTTCCCCAGGAAATAATAAATCAGCTTTGTGTGCTAGGAAACAATCATTCATACTAAATGAATGACGTAACTCTAAAATGTCATTGATATTTTTATCAATTGAGTGCTGTCGGCCAATAAACCCTTTTTGGATATCAAAGCTTTGATCTACAGATGTAGGGCTATGCTTGCaatgattcatattttattaagtAGTTTACTAAGATCACAGCAGACCATAAAGAATGATTTCATATCATGAAGATTAACCTTTGGCTGACCTACTCGACTTCAGACTGGCTTGAGGCCTTCAATGAGGCGTGTTGGACAAGACAGATTTTGTACATTTCTTCCAGTCAACCTTTCCATGCAGAATGAGTTTTGCATAAAGTAAGTATATTATAGAGAAATTCTGGCTGGATTATTTGAGGcagtacagccccccccccccccctccctgataTTTCTGCAGTTTGTTTCTCACAGTTTCCATCACAAGTTTAAATAGAGGGTAATAATTGGAAGTAGATTCAGCATTACAGCAATTTTAGGAACTTAAAGCAGACCATGATTGATGCCATTTTGGCCCCGAGTCACCGTTTGATGGGCGGACGTCAGCACACCAGCCATCTCTGATCAGGAGATAAGAACCTGCAGCGGAGAAATTACACACCGATAACAACATATGTGAGCAGCTCAGCAGGTCAACACCTGCACTcgctattattttttttctcctttgctTGAActatattcccccccccccccccctccctcctcttcccacgttagagtcccccccccttccccctcccctgccGCCTGACTGCAGGTTGCTATTGTGTGACTGCTCAGTAAGTGTGTGGTGATTGTTATCACAGGGGTTGGTCATATTTTATGATATGGATCTATATGCTTAGCTGATGACTGTGTGAAACG encodes:
- the si:ch211-243g18.2 gene encoding keratin, type I cytoskeletal 18, which produces MTSSMSVRSFSMNRQPAFSSRSLMDTGRARSRASVSFTATSPLSRSASIGQDLNGPAGLQLNGLHGNSINDKEAMQSLNSRLASYLDKVRSLERSNADLEMKIKQLMLDRIPKGHDLDSMMAQAHAVEQEVRKRNLENARLMLEIDNAKLAADDFRIKWETELVMCQSVERDCVALKKAKADHEQIIASLRGDLDSLKEELYFLKKNHEEELEQMKSRIARDEVNVEVDSATGPELGTVLFDLRSQYEGIVKKNKDQTEQWYRKKLETVQNNVKESNEALRGAQSELVERQRFLQNLEVELESLHKQVAALEGNLGETGDKYSSEMERLQVTLSQLEDDLSQLRVDMQRTKTDYEQLLRIKQNLEMEIATYRRLLEGEETVKEAPPPPKKEPDVRTRKIVKVVTQTMINGKVVDESSEVEQIEETKK